A region from the Alosa alosa isolate M-15738 ecotype Scorff River chromosome 7, AALO_Geno_1.1, whole genome shotgun sequence genome encodes:
- the ccdc85al gene encoding coiled-coil domain containing 85A, like isoform X2: protein MEKATQPQLQLSISKGTESPAEDIVNLSDEELLKWTKEELVRRLRRSEADKMSVIMDHANLIREVNRSLQLHLNEIRGLKDVNQKLQEDNRELRDLCCFLDDDRQKGKRVSREWQRLGRYSASIMRKEVTLYLQKLKELEQRQEEVIKENLELKELCLLLEEERHGGERGGVGVTGVGGGGGGGGGTTGPGCRSSIDSQSSLLMVPGTGLLMRDVGDGSSTSSAGSADSSDHHLHHLHLHKQTLLAGGGGTGGGGGGGGGGGGGGMMGSSSSSPEHLHKSRTSVGGGGGGGSGGGGGEVSSPEHFPTRHRSTSLDYPYTLPQPCRPRCGSISVPDHRMMRGLSPEKYSRSGGGGGSGGLGVGRRSPEQRPKHGTHDSPLQKQQQQYHHHTHPHAHHPQHHHHHQLGSGPSSPMGSLEFFQRHRGSVGSMGSGCGSPEPRQSSLLGTTEHHNKCGGVGGGGGGGSGSPETLRHQYGVSPEHGGVGKFGSPGRDGVQRRPTGDEVSPHHRSIYNGMNGAENLTFCWI, encoded by the exons ATGGAGAAAGCTACCCAGCCCCAGCTGCAGCTGTCAATATCCAAGGGGACGGAAAGTCCGGCAGAGGATATTGTAAATTTGTCGGACGAGGAGCTTTTGAAGTGGACCAAGGAGGAGTTGGTGCGGCGGCTGCGTAGGTCTGAAGCGGACAAGATGAGCGTCATTATGGACCACGCCAATCTGATCCGCGAGGTCAACCGCAGCCTCCAGTTGCATCTGAACGAGATTCGGGGGTTGAAG GACGTGAACCAGAAGCTGCAGGAGGACAACCGCGAGCTGCGCGACCTCTGCTGCTTCCTGGACGACGACCGCCAGAAAGGCAAGCGGGTGTCGCGCGAGTGGCAGCGCCTGGGCCGCTACAGCGCCAGCATCATGCGCAAGGAGGTGACGCTCTACCTGCAGAAGCTCAAGGAGCTGGAGCAGCGGCAGGAGGAGGTGATCAAGGAGAACCTGGAGCTCAAGGAGCTGTGTctgctgctggaggaggagcggcacgggggggagaggggaggtgttGGGGTGACCGgagtgggtggaggaggaggaggaggcgggggGACAACTGGACCTGGCTGCCGGAGCTCCATCGATAGCCAGAGCAGCCTGCTGATGGTGCCTGGTACGGGGCTCCTGATGAGGGATGTTGGCGACGGGAGCAGCACCTCCAGCGCCGGGAGCGCCGACAGCTCcgaccaccacctccaccacctccacctgcaCAAGCAGACCCTGCtggctggaggaggaggcacaggaggaggtggcggaggaggaggtggtggaggaggaggagggatgatggggagcagcagcagcagccccgaGCACCTCCACAAGTCCAGGACCTCAGTGGGAGGCGGCGGGGGTGGGGGCTCGGGAGGAGGTGGGGGCGAGGTGTCCAGTCCCGAGCACTTCCCCACGCGCCACCGCAGCACCAGCCTGGACTACCCGTACACCCTGCCCCAGCCTTGCCGCCCGCGCTGCGGCTCCATCTCCGTGCCCGACCACCGCATGATGCGGGGGCTCAGCCCGGAGAAGTACAGCCGCtcgggcggcggcggcggcagcggtGGCCTCGGCGTGGGCCGCAGGAGCCCCGAGCAGCGGCCCAAGCACGGCACCCACGACTCGCCTCTccagaaacagcagcagcagtaccaccaccacacccaccCGCACGCCCACCacccccagcaccaccaccaccaccagctggGCTCCGGCCCCAGCAGCCCCATGGGCAGTCTGGAGTTCTTCCAGAGGCACCGGGGCAGCGTGGGCAGCATGGGCAGTGGCTGTGGCAGCCCGGAGCCCAGGCAGAGCTCGCTGCTGGGCACCACCGAGCACCACAACAAGTGCGGTGgcgttggtggtggtggcggcggtggcAGCGGCAGCCCAGAGACGCTGCGGCACCAGTACGGTGTGAGTCCGGAGCACGGCGGCGTAGGGAAGTTCGGCAGCCCCGGCCGAGACGGCGTGCAGCGGAGGCCGACAGGGGACGAAGTCTCGCCCCACCACAGGAGCATTTACAACGGAATGAACG GTGCGGAAAATCTCACCTTCTGCTGGATTTGA
- the ccdc85al gene encoding coiled-coil domain containing 85A, like isoform X1 — MEKATQPQLQLSISKGTESPAEDIVNLSDEELLKWTKEELVRRLRRSEADKMSVIMDHANLIREVNRSLQLHLNEIRGLKDVNQKLQEDNRELRDLCCFLDDDRQKGKRVSREWQRLGRYSASIMRKEVTLYLQKLKELEQRQEEVIKENLELKELCLLLEEERHGGERGGVGVTGVGGGGGGGGGTTGPGCRSSIDSQSSLLMVPGTGLLMRDVGDGSSTSSAGSADSSDHHLHHLHLHKQTLLAGGGGTGGGGGGGGGGGGGGMMGSSSSSPEHLHKSRTSVGGGGGGGSGGGGGEVSSPEHFPTRHRSTSLDYPYTLPQPCRPRCGSISVPDHRMMRGLSPEKYSRSGGGGGSGGLGVGRRSPEQRPKHGTHDSPLQKQQQQYHHHTHPHAHHPQHHHHHQLGSGPSSPMGSLEFFQRHRGSVGSMGSGCGSPEPRQSSLLGTTEHHNKCGGVGGGGGGGSGSPETLRHQYGVSPEHGGVGKFGSPGRDGVQRRPTGDEVSPHHRSIYNGMNALISAGCCSTNCRNVKMWDSFDASS, encoded by the exons ATGGAGAAAGCTACCCAGCCCCAGCTGCAGCTGTCAATATCCAAGGGGACGGAAAGTCCGGCAGAGGATATTGTAAATTTGTCGGACGAGGAGCTTTTGAAGTGGACCAAGGAGGAGTTGGTGCGGCGGCTGCGTAGGTCTGAAGCGGACAAGATGAGCGTCATTATGGACCACGCCAATCTGATCCGCGAGGTCAACCGCAGCCTCCAGTTGCATCTGAACGAGATTCGGGGGTTGAAG GACGTGAACCAGAAGCTGCAGGAGGACAACCGCGAGCTGCGCGACCTCTGCTGCTTCCTGGACGACGACCGCCAGAAAGGCAAGCGGGTGTCGCGCGAGTGGCAGCGCCTGGGCCGCTACAGCGCCAGCATCATGCGCAAGGAGGTGACGCTCTACCTGCAGAAGCTCAAGGAGCTGGAGCAGCGGCAGGAGGAGGTGATCAAGGAGAACCTGGAGCTCAAGGAGCTGTGTctgctgctggaggaggagcggcacgggggggagaggggaggtgttGGGGTGACCGgagtgggtggaggaggaggaggaggcgggggGACAACTGGACCTGGCTGCCGGAGCTCCATCGATAGCCAGAGCAGCCTGCTGATGGTGCCTGGTACGGGGCTCCTGATGAGGGATGTTGGCGACGGGAGCAGCACCTCCAGCGCCGGGAGCGCCGACAGCTCcgaccaccacctccaccacctccacctgcaCAAGCAGACCCTGCtggctggaggaggaggcacaggaggaggtggcggaggaggaggtggtggaggaggaggagggatgatggggagcagcagcagcagccccgaGCACCTCCACAAGTCCAGGACCTCAGTGGGAGGCGGCGGGGGTGGGGGCTCGGGAGGAGGTGGGGGCGAGGTGTCCAGTCCCGAGCACTTCCCCACGCGCCACCGCAGCACCAGCCTGGACTACCCGTACACCCTGCCCCAGCCTTGCCGCCCGCGCTGCGGCTCCATCTCCGTGCCCGACCACCGCATGATGCGGGGGCTCAGCCCGGAGAAGTACAGCCGCtcgggcggcggcggcggcagcggtGGCCTCGGCGTGGGCCGCAGGAGCCCCGAGCAGCGGCCCAAGCACGGCACCCACGACTCGCCTCTccagaaacagcagcagcagtaccaccaccacacccaccCGCACGCCCACCacccccagcaccaccaccaccaccagctggGCTCCGGCCCCAGCAGCCCCATGGGCAGTCTGGAGTTCTTCCAGAGGCACCGGGGCAGCGTGGGCAGCATGGGCAGTGGCTGTGGCAGCCCGGAGCCCAGGCAGAGCTCGCTGCTGGGCACCACCGAGCACCACAACAAGTGCGGTGgcgttggtggtggtggcggcggtggcAGCGGCAGCCCAGAGACGCTGCGGCACCAGTACGGTGTGAGTCCGGAGCACGGCGGCGTAGGGAAGTTCGGCAGCCCCGGCCGAGACGGCGTGCAGCGGAGGCCGACAGGGGACGAAGTCTCGCCCCACCACAGGAGCATTTACAACGGAATGAACG
- the sec23b gene encoding protein transport protein Sec23B, whose protein sequence is MDAQQQQQQQQPQQQQQQAASMTYQEFIQQNEDRDGTRFSWNLWPSSRLEATRLVVPVSCLFTPLKERPDLPPVQYEPVLCSRANCKAVLNPLCQVDFRAKIWACNFCFQRNPFPPSYAGISEVNQPAELMSQFSTIEYIVQRGPASPLIFLYVVDTCLEEEDLQALRESLQMSLSLLPPNALVGLITFGRMVQVHELSCEGIAKSYVFRGTKELTPKQIQEMLGLMKPAASGQQGRPLAPSDMAASCRFLQPVHKVDMNLTDLLGEFQRDPWPVPQGKRPLRSTGVALSIAVGLLEGTFPNTGARVMLFTGGPPTQGPGMVVGDELKTPIRSWHDIQKDNARHLKKATKYYEALSNRAADNGHSIDIYACALDQTGLLEMKCCSNLTGGHIVMGDSFNTSLFKQTFQRVFNKDYNSEFRMAFGATLEVKTSRELKVAGAIGPCVSLNAKGPGVSENEMGVGGTTQWKVCSLTPATTLGIFFEVVNQHNAPIPQGGRGAVQFITQYQHSNMQKRIRVTTVARNWADAQSQIQHIESSFDQEASAVLMARLGVFRAETEEGPDVLRWLDRQLIRLCQKFGQYNKDDPTSFRLSQSLSLYPQFMFHLRRSPFLQVFNNSPDESSYYRHHFMRQDLTQSLIMIQPILYSYSFYGPPEPVLLDSSSILPDRILLMDTFFQLVIFHGETIAQWRKAGYQEMAEYENFKQLLQAPLDDAQEILQTRFPMPRYVDTEHGGSQARFLLSKVNPSQTHNNLYGWGQESGAPILTDDVSLQVFMDHLKKLAVSSSA, encoded by the exons ATGGACgctcagcagcagcaacaacaacaacagccacagcagcagcagcagcaggctgcCTCGATGACCTACCAGGAGTTCATCCAGCAGAACGAGGACCGCGACGGCACTCGCTTCAGCTGGAACCTGTGGCCGTCCAGTCGCCTGGAGGCCACCCGGCTGGTGGTGCCCGTCTCTTGCCTCTTCACGCCGCTCAAGGAGCGGCCCGACCTGCCGCCCGTCCAGTACGAACCCGTGCTGTGCAGCCGCGCCAACTGCAAGGCCGTGCTCAACCCGCTCTG CCAAGTGGACTTCCGAGCCAAAATATGGGCCTGCAACTTCTGCTTCCAAAGAAATCCA TTCCCTCCATCGTACGCTGGCATCTCAGAAGTGAACCAGCCTGCTGAACTCATGTCTCAGTTCTCCACCATCGAGTACATAGTGCAG CGTGGCCCCGCATCACCTCTGATCTTCCTGTACGTGGTGGACACGtgtctggaggaggaggacctgCAGGCGCTGCGCGAGTCGCTGCAGATGTCGCTGAGCCTGCTGCCGCCCAACGCCCTGGTCGGCCTCATCACCTTCGGACGCATGGTTCAGGTGCACGAGCTCAGCTGCGAGGGCATCGCCAAGAGCTACGTCTTCCGAGGCACCAAGGAGCTCACCCCCAAGCAGATCCAG GAGATGCTGGGCTTGATGAAGCCGGCCGCCTCAGGGCAGCAGGGCCGACCACTCGCTCCGTCGGACATGGCCGCCTCCTGCAG GTTCCTGCAACCGGTACACAAGGTGGACATGAACCTGACCGACCTGCTGGGCGAGTTCCAGAGGGACCCGTGGCCGGTGCCCCAGGGCAAACGCCCGCTGCGTTCCACCGGCGTCGCCCTCTCCATCGCCGTTGGCCTGCTGGAG GGCACGTTCCCCAACACGGGCGCTCGCGTGATGCTGTTCACCGGCGGGCCCCCCACCCAGGGCCCTGGCATGGTGGTCGGGGACGAGCTGAAGACGCCCATCCGCTCCTGGCACGACATCCAGAAGGACAACGCCCGCCACCTGAAGAAGGCCACCAAG tACTACGAGGCACTGTCTAACCGTGCAGCAGACAATGGCCACAGCATTGACATCTACGCCTGTGCCCTGGACCAGACTGGACTGTTGGAGATGAAGTGCTGTTCTAACCTGACCGG AGGCCACATCGTGATGGGCGACTCATTCAACACGTCGCTGTTCAAGCAGACCTTTCAGCGTGTCTTCAACAAGGACTACAACTCCGAGTTCCGCATGGCCTTCGGAGCCACCCTGGAGGTCAAG ACCTCTCGCGAGCTGAAAGTGGCCGGAGCAATCGGCCCCTGCGTCTCTCTCAATGCCAAAGGGCCAGGCGTCTCGGAAAAC GAGATGGGTGTGGGCGGCACGACCCAGTGGAAAGTGTGCAGCCTCACCCCGGCCACCACCCTGGGCATATTCTTCGAAGTCGTCAACCAG cATAACGCCCCCATCCCCCAGGGAGGCCGAGGAGCCGTCCAGTTCATTACCCAGTACCAGCACTCCAACATGCAGAAGAGGATCAGAGTCACCACCGTGGCCAGGAA CTGGGCGGATGCGCAGTCCCAGATCCAGCACATCGAGTCCTCCTTCGACCAGGAAGCCTCGGCGGTGCTCATGGCCCGACTGGGCGTGTTCAGGGCCGAGACAGAGGAGGGGCCGGACGTGCTGCGCTGGCTGGACAGGCAGCTGATTCGCCTG TGTCAGAAATTCGGACAGTACAATAAGGATGACCCCACTTCCTTCAGGCTCTCgcagtctctctccctttacccACAG TTCATGTTCCACCTGAGGAGATCACCGTTCCTGCAGGTGTTCAACAACAGCCCGGACGAGTCGTCCTACTACAGGCACCACTTCATGCGCCAGGACCTGACCCAGTCGCTCATCATGATCCAGCCCATCCTCTACTCCTACTCATTTTACGGACCCCCAGAG CCTGTGCTGCtggacagcagcagcatcctCCCTGACCGCATCCTGCTCATGGACACCTTCTTCCAGCTGGTCATCTTCCATGGCGAG ACCATTGCCCAGTGGAGGAAGGCTGGCTATCAGGAGATGGCCGAGTACGAGAACTTCAAGCAGCTGCTGCAGGCGCCGCTGGACGACGCGCAGGAGATCCTGCAGACGCGCTTCCCAATGCCACGCTACGTGGACACAGAGCACGGCGGCTCACAGGCCCGCTTCCTGCTCTCCAAGGTCAACCCGTCGCAGACCCACAACAACCTGTACGGCTGGGGCCAG GAGTCTGGTGCCCCCATCCTCACAGACGACGTCAGTTTGCAAGTGTTCATGGACCACCTCAAGAAGCTGGCCGTATCCAGCTCTGCCTAA